In the genome of Chryseobacterium sp. 52, the window TTAAAACACTGTATACTTTTCATGTATTAAAAATCATTTTACATAAATACTTTTTACATTTTACAAATCATTGCTTTTATTGTATTAATGTATGGTTGTAAGATGTATTCATGATGCTGCTTTAAAACGCTGTATACTTTTCATGTATTAAAAATCATTTTACATGAATACTTTTTACATTTTACAAATCATTGCTTTTATTGTATTAATGTATGGTTGTAAGATGTATTCATGATCCTGCTTTAAAACGCTGTATATTTTTCATGCATTAAAAATCATTTTACATGAATACTTTTTACATTTTACAAACTCTTCAAATCACTGCTTTTATTGTATTAATGTATGATTGTAATATGTATTCATGATCCTTCTTTAAAACGCTGTATATTTTTCATGTATTAAAGATCATTTTACATGAATACTTTTTACATTTTACAAATTCTTCAAATACGTTTCCATATCCTTGTCTCCACGGCCGCTCAGGCAGATCACGACAACATCATTTTCATTGAATTTCTTTTTATCCAAAACGGCCAGGGCATGTGAGCTTTCCAAAGCAGGAATAATTCCTTCCAGCTTTGTTAATTCAAAAGCACATTTTAAAGCTTCATCATCATTAATACTGAAAAATTCAGCACGATTTTCTTTAAATAAATGGGCATGGAACGGTCCGATTCCCGGATAATCCAATCCCGCAGAGATGGAATGAGGTTCTATGACCTGTCCGTCATCAGTCTGCATAACGAGACTTTTGCTTCCGTGAAGAACGCCTAATGTTCCCAGAAAAGTAGTCGCAGCAGATTTCCCCGAATCAACGCCTAATCCACCGGCTTCTGCGGCAATTATCTTAACGTCTTTTTCTTCTACAAAATGATAAAAAGTTCCTGCAGCATTACTTCCTCCGCCTACACAGGCAATCACATAATCAGGGTTTTCTCTTCCGATTTTTTCATGAAGCTGCTCTTTGATTTCTTTTGAGATGATACTTTGAAATCTGGCCACCAGATCAGGGAAAGGATGAGGTCCTACTACACTTCCAATAACATAATGGGTGGTAACAGGATTGTTGATCCAGTCTCTTAACGCTTCATTCACAGCATCTTTCAACGTTTTGGAGCCTGAGGTTGCAGGAATAACCACCGCACCCAGCATTTTCATTCTTGCGACATTGGGAGCCTGGCGCTGAATATCAATTTCTCCCATATACACAATACATTCCAGGCCAAGCAATGCACAGGCTGTAGCGGTAGCCACACCATGCTGTCCGGCACCTGTTTCGGCAATAATTCTTGTTTTTCCGAGGCGTTTTGCCAACAGAACCTGTCCCAATGCATTATTGATCTTATGGGCTCCCGTATGGTTGAGGTCTTCTCTTTTTAAATAGATTTGAGTATTGTATTTTTGGCTTAAATTTTTCGCAAAATAGAGTGGTGTTGCCCGTCCTACATAATTTTTAAGCAGATCCTGATACTCATTCTGAAACTCTTCAGATTCTATGATCTTAAGATAACTGTTCTGCAGTTCTTCTACATTCGGATAAAGCATTTCAGGGATGAAAGCACCTCCAAATTCACCATAGTATCCGTTTTCGTCAGGGTTTTTATAATTCATTATATTTTTTTTAGTAATTAAATAAGCACTTTTCCGGGGCAGGCTGGCTGAGCTGTTTCCTGGTCTCCATACAATTCATGAGTTTCCCAAAGTCTTAAAATATATTTTGTGTCGTGATCCGTTAACTCACTTGTTTTTTAATTTGATAATTCATCAGTTAAACTGTTGATAAATTGTATGTTGTAGTTGCGCTGCTGCCTGGTGATCAGTTTTTTATGATGCATCAATTCAATTTTACTGGTCAGATCAATTAATGTAGCAACATCTATTTTTGATTCATACATGGTAACGGCAATTTCCAGGTTGTCAATTAAAAAGTAAGGATCAGAATCCTCATAAAGCAGAAAGATCTTCGCATAGATTTTTCCGAGATCATATTTAACATTGGTTTTGACATGACCGTCTAAAAATTTGTCAGAAATAATGACAAGATAATAACTGTTCCATAAACCGATTCTTTCAAAGAAATACTGGATGTCGTTCTGATCAAAGCTTTTAATGATACTGATAAATTCCTGCAACTGTCCATCAATGGTCCAGGACGCGGCATCGCTGTCATTTTCAGAAATGAAATTGTACAGAGCCTGTATCCTTTTATTCCCGAATTTAGGCGGAAACAGGGTTTTATAAAATGTTTTTTTTAACAGATGTATGTTCATCATCTTTTTGTGTGTATTTTTTGTGAGTTCCTTTAAAACTCTTTCGAAATGAATTTTTTTATTTTTTCCAGGTCTTTATTTCCTGGTTCCAATTCAAACTTTGAATTGATGTCAACGGCGAAAGGTTTTTGATTCAAAAGACTAATGTTTCCAATGTTTTCTTCTGAAATCCCGCCACTCAGTAAATAGGGAAGCGGAATCTCAAGTTCATTTAATAAAGTCCAGTCGAATTGCTTTCCTGTCCCACCAAAAGCCTTGCTGTCCGTATCGAAAAGATAATAAGTAGCTCCAGACCATTGACGATTAATCATTTGTTGTGTTTGTGTTCTGGTTTCCTGATCATTGCTGCCGATTCTTATTACTTTTATGATTTTAACCTCCGGTTGTAGTTTTTGTCTTAATTCACTGATGAAGTTTTCATTCTCATCGCCATGAAGCTGAACAAAATTCAACCCTGCTGTTTCAGTAACATCTATAATACGATCAATGTTCTCATTCACAAAAACCCCTGTCTTTCCTGTATGAATGATTTTTGAAATATCTTCTAAAGTCAAATGATTCAGAACATATCTCGGTGATTTTTTATAGAAAATAAAACCAATAAAATCTGCTTTCATGGAGATGAGCTCCTGAATCTGATCTGGTTTTGTCAAACCGCAGACTTTAAGTTTAAGTTGCAGACTCATAAGGTGTTATTTTTATTTAATTATGATTGAACCATTAAAATAAACTCTTCAAACGCTTTTGCGGGATTTTTATTTTTCATGAAATATTCTCCCATCAGAAAACAGTCAAATCCTTTATCCTTTAAATACATAAAATCTTCAAGACGGTAGATTCCACTTTCTGCAACCGATAAAACGTCTTTAGGAAGCTGATCTTTTAACTGTACGGAATGCTGAAGATCAACTTTGAAATCCTTTAAATTTCTGTTATTGATGCCTACCAGATCAATATGTGAATTGAAATGTTCCAGTTCTTCCTCCGTATGAATCTCCAGTAAAACTTCAAGATCCAGTTCATGGGCCAGTTCAGTGAATTCCTGAACCTGATTCGGGGAAAGACAGGCTGCAATCAGTAAAACAGCATCGGCTCCTATACTTTTGGCTTCATAAAACTGATATTCGTCAACCATAAAATCCTTTCTGAGAACCGGAATATGGATATGGTTTCTTACCTTCAGAATATCATCGAAACTTCCTCCGAAAAAATCTCTGTCGGTAAGGATTGAAATTCCTGATGCTCCAAAATTTTCATACGCAGCAGCTACTTCCAAAGGCGAGACCTTGTCATTGATGACTCCTTTTGAAGGAGATTTTCTTTTAAATTCAGCAATAATTCCACTTTTATTTTTTACAGAATCTTTCAGTGAAAAAGTTTTTCTTCCAAAAAATTCTGAATTCTTTAGATGATCAATAGAAATTTTTGTTTTCGAAACTGCAATTTCTTCTTTTTTTCTTTCAATAATTGTATCTAATATTGTCATGTGTTTGTTTTTTAAATGGAAAAACGGGGACTGGAATTTAGAAGTATCTGAGAAGATCTTTAAAATCCAATATGAACCAGCAACTGTTAACGATCAGCCATTCACCAATAATTCAAGGCTTCTCAATGCTTTTCCGCTCTCCAGACTTTCTTTAGCCAAAAGCAGGCAGTCATCATATGTTCCGAATTTTTGGGTATGATAAAGAGCCGTTGATGCATTGGCAAGAACCACAGAATTCTGCTGAATGCTTCCATTTCCTTCCAATATATTTCTAAATATTTTTGCTGATTCCTGAGGCGTTTCACCAGATTTAATGCTTTCGGGACTCACAGACTCGAATCCCAGATCTTCTGCAGAATAAATCTCTTCACCGCTTTTCGTAATGATCTTGCTGTCCTGGGTAAGACTGATCTCATCATATCCATCCAGACCGTGTACCAGAATAAATTCCCGCTCTTCTTTTTGCAGAAGATATTGGTAGATTCTTGCAATTTCAAGATTGTATACCCCAATCACTGAATATTTTGGTTTTGCCGGATTGACCAATGGTCCCAGAAGATTAAAAAATGTTCTCAGTCCCAGAGATTTTCTCAAAGCACCTACCGACTGAAGGGCAGGATGAAAATAGGGAGCATGCAGAAAACAGATATTGGCGCGTTCAAGATCTTTATTCAGTTGCTCTGAATTGTTTTTAAACTGATAACCAAGCTCTTCCATTACATTCGATGATCCCGTGGTAGCAGATGCCCCGTAATTTCCGTGTTTGGCCACTTTCTGTCCTGCTCCGGCAACGACAAAGCTTGCCAGCGTTGATATATTGATGGTGTTTTTTCCATCGCCTCCGGTGCCTACAATATCCATGGTATCGGTGCTGTCAAGATGTACAGGAACTGCCATCTGCAAAAGGGCTTCTCTGAAACCTTCCAGTTCTTTCACGGTGATATTCCGCATCAGAAAGACCGTTGTAAAAGCGGTAACTTCTGCAGGATTAAATTTATTCTGAGCGATCTCAATCATCATTGACTTAGCTTCAGATTTGGATAAAGTATGATGGTTGAACAGGTATTGTAATATTTCTTTCATTTGTGGAGTTTTTATGGTGGTTGCGGGTATTGTGGTCATGGTATCTTTAATGGTTCTTCATTAATTGTTCAACAGAGCTGAAATTTAAGCGTTTAGCAAGTTTTACTAAAAGTTCCTGATCAGCAAGTTCTAAATCTAAATAAGAACGATCATAAAAAACAGTGTACAGATCGCAGTCAGATTTAGGAATGTCAAATAGTTCAAGATAGAGTTGCATCCTTTCATTTATTTTGAAATCCCGAAGGTTATTTGAGACTAATGTTTGGGCAAATAATTCGATCTGGGAGCCTGTCCAATTGGAAATGTCTTCTTTTATTTTTTCAAAGATATCCTGATTTCCATTTTTAATCATGTACATAATATCCGTTGTACCGTGATCTTCATTCCACCAGTCGCTGTCCGTATTTTCATATTCCAGAATGTAAGAATAGATTTGCAGGACACCTTCATCAGAACTTTGGGTGCTGCTGTTTTCAGCATAGATTTCTTTCCGGGTAAGAAACTGTTCAAACTCTTCTCTGGTCATTTTAATTCAATAAAAAATTTCTGATAATCACTTCTCCATCGGGAGTCAGGATGCTTTCCGGGTGAAACTGTACCCCGTGCACATCATAGGTTTTATGTTGCAGGGCCATGATCATTCCGTCTTTATCTACAGCCGTAATTTCCAGTTCTTCAGGAAACCCTTCAGGATTGACTGCCCAGCTGTGATATCTTCCCACTTCCATTCCTGAAGTCAGATCTTTAAAAATTTTGGTGTCTTTTTTTACAAATTCGGCTGAAGTAGCCACACCATGGAAAATTTCAGAAAGGTTGATCAGATTTCCTCCAAAAGCTTCTGCAATAGCCTGCTGCCCCAGACATACACCTAAAATACTTTTAGTAGGAGCATATGCTCTGATGAGATCCAGTAAAATTCCAGCCTCCTCCGGAATTCCCGGCCCTGGTGAAAGAATAATTTTATCATATTTTCCAATCTCTTCCAAAGTGATTTGATCATTTCTGATGACATCTACCTTTTGATTCAGAATTCTTTCAATGATCTGGACAAGGTTGTATGTAAAGCTGTCGTAGTTATCAAAAACGAGAACTTTAAGCGGTCCGTTAGTCTCTGCCTGATTGATATTATTGTTCATTTTTTGTTTTTTTAATTGTTTGATGATGGTTAATCATTGATGGTAGTCATATTACTCATGACTTTTAGCTCATGACTAATTTTCCTGCTTTGTCTACTGCTTTTTTCAAGGCATTCAACTTATTATTCACCTCCTGCAGCTCGTTTTCAGGGATAGATTTTGCGACCAATCCTGCTCCGGCCTGATAATAAAGAGTGTTGTTTCTGCTTAAAAATGTACGGATCATAATGGCCTGATTACAGGTTCCGTTTAAACCGATCATACCAATACAGCCGCCGTAATAACCACGGGAATCTTTTTCATACTGATCGATCAGCTGAAGAGCTTTATGTTTCGGGGCACCACTTAAAGTTCCCTGAGGAAAGGTTGCCGAAACCATATCAAGAGGATTGATATTTTCCGGAAGATCCGCTGTCACTTCACTTACCATATGAATGACATGGGAGAAAAGCTGAATCTCCTTTAATTTTGTCACCGTTACATTTTTTCCGAGTTTCCCGAGGTCATTTCTTGCCAGGTCTACCAGCATCGTGTGTTCTGCATTTTCTTTCGGGTCACTTTTTAAAGACTCTATAGACTGAAGGTCAGTTTCCAAATGTCCGGTTCTTTTAAAAGTTCCTGCAATAGGATGAATGACTGCTTTGTGATCCTTGATGATTAACTGGCTTTCCGGGCTGGAACCAAATAATTTGTAATTTCCATAATCAAAAAAGAAAAGATAAGGCGAAGGATTGATATTTCTAAGGGCACGGTAGACATTGAATTCATCCCCTTTGAATTTCTGTTCAAATCTTCTGCTCAGTACCAGTTGGAAAACATCACCTCTCATGCAGTGTTTCTGAGCTGTTTTTACCAGTTCAATATATTCTTCATCTGTAAGATTAGAGGTTTCATGTCCGGTTTTTTCGAAAGGGTAGACCGGAGTATTTTGATTCTTGATCAGACTTTCAAGCAGATAAAGATCAGATTTTAAACCGGGGATTTGATTTTCAATAATATGCATTTCGTCATTGTAATGGTTAATCGCAATAACGTACTGGTATAATCTGTAACGCATAATAGGAATTTCTACCTCCGGACTCTGAGGTTTTAAGCTGATGTTTTCAAAAAACTGCACGGCTTCAAAACTTGTATATCCGAAAAGACTCTGAGCGGTCTGTTCAATAGGATCATCTGTAGCTTCGCACTCAAAAACACTTTGGAATTCATCAAAAATATCAGCGATATTACGATCTCCGATCAATTGTTTCACAGGATCCGAACCCGGCAGTTTGATTTCAAATTCTGTAAGGGTTTTGACTTCAATCCCTGCAACAGCATTGACTGCAATAAATGAAAAGTTATTGTCAATGTTCTTAGAATCTGAGCTTTCCAAAAGAATAGTGTCCCGGAATCTGTCTCTGATCTGAAGATAAATATTCATGGGGGTATAAAGATCTCCCAATGTTTTTTTAGAGTCGGTTTTTATTTTAATTTTTTGAATAGACATCTGAGTTGTATTTTTTGTTTTGGATTAAATAAAAAAAAGGCTTCAACGGAATCCGTCAAAGCCTATATATTGTTTTAATTGTTTCTGCTATACCTATTAGCAACATGACAATACCTCCAGACCCGACGAAGAGTTTGAAAGCCACCACCAAATATTGTTGCTCATATTAAACATGGGACAAATGTAGAAATTTTTTTACTATAAAAACAAAAAAAATGCGGGAAAATAAAAAACTTACAATGGAAATCCTTTATTTAAGCTGCTTCAGCTCTTTTTTTAATTCTTCAATTTTTATTTTATACTCTTCACTGTTATAGGATCTTACATAGTCTTCCAAAGCTGTAATATATTCTTCAACGAATTCTTTATTCGTCCTGTCTGCTTCATATTTGATTTTTGCAGAGTTGACGGGAGCCATTTTTTCATACTGCAGCCTATTGCTTCCTTCTTCAGACTGATAATAAAGAATCACGATGTTTTTCTCATACCCCGGAATGTATTTTACAGGAAAATGTTGCTCAGTTTGCGGGATTCTGATGGCATTTTCAATGGGGTAAATTGTTGCGCTGGTGGTAGAAAAATAGGTTGAAATGTATTTTCCGTCCTGCTTCCTGACAATAGCTTCATAATCATGAATATACATGTCGTTCAGTGTGGAATTGGTTTCTACATCGGAGGTGATGATAGCGGTACTTTCAACGCCGTATTTATTTAGATACCAGGCATTAAGGTATTGTCCTGCAAACCCGTTCAGAATAGCCAGAGGAATTATAGGAGCCAGAAACCAGGCTTTTTTGGTCACAAAAGAAAGCAGCCCAAAGAATACAAGCAGTATAATCACGGTATAAAAACCATGATGGCTGGTGAAAAACAGAATTTTGGAGATGAAAACCATAGCTTAAATTTAAAATAATCATCGCACATAATTGTTATCTCATGATTAAATTTCTTGGGAAATATAAGTAATGTGGAGATAAGTCATGAGTTTAAAAGCTTATTTTTTATATTTTTGTCTAAATTTTATAGAAAAAATAATGAGAAAAGTATTAGCAATTGCATTCATCGGAAGTTTATTAGTTGTAAACTGTTCTAAGAAACCGGATCATACATTACAGGACAGCAACACGATGTTGCCTGAACCAGATGCACCAGCGGTAGTAGATTCTACAGCTAAGAAAGCTGCTCCGGCTGCTGCAACAACTCCTGCACCAGCTACTCCTGAAGCTGCTAAAACAGATTCTACTGCAGCGAAGAAATAATGAAAAAATTCCTTTTGGCAGGAGCTGCGGGATTTTTGATCCTTTCCTGTTCTAAAAAAGAAAATACAGAGGTATCATCCATACCTTCTGAGACATCCGCTGTTTCAGAACCGGTAAAAGCGAATCTTTCAGGTGATCAGATCATCGAAACATTAGACTGCTCAGGATGCCATGCTGTAAATGAGAGAATGATAGGACCTTCTTACAAAGAGATCGCAGAAAAATATTCTGACAAGGATATTGAAATGCTGGCTTCAAAGATTATAGAAGGCGGAAGCGGAGTTTGGGGAGGTGTTCCGATGGCTGCCCATCCACAGGTATCTAAAGAAGATGCTAAAAAAATGGTAGAATATATTTTGAGTCAGAAAAAATAAATATGACTACTGAAAAATCCAGTCTGCACACAAGAAATCTGCATCGTAATCCCTATGATTTTGATCAGCTTATTTCTTGTGTGCCAGAACTGAAACACTATGTTTTTGTAAATTCCTATCAGACGGCGACGATTAATTTTAGCCTTCCTAAAGCGGTTAAGCTCCTTAACCAGGCATTACTCTTACATTTTTATCATATTAAAAACTGGGATATTCCTGAGGCTAATCTCTGTCCTCCTATTCCCGGACGTGCCGATTACATCCACTATATTGCAGATCTTTTGGCCGAACAGCGATCTGAAATTCCTGCAGGGAGTTCCATATCAGGTTTAGATATCGGAACAGGGGCAAATCTTGTTTATCCTTTATTAGCCCAGAGATCTTACGGGTGGAAAATGCTGGGAACAGATATTAACAAGGATTCTTTGAACAATGCTCAGCATATTTTAGATCATAATCCTGACTTATCACCTGTTATTCAGTTAAAACAACAACCTGATCCGGATCATATTTTCAAAAATATCATTGAAACCGGCGACCGATTTACATTTTCTATGTGTAATCCTCCTTTTCATGATTCTGAAGAGTCGGCGTTAAAAGGAAACCTTAGAAAAACAAAAAA includes:
- the rlmF gene encoding 23S rRNA (adenine(1618)-N(6))-methyltransferase RlmF — protein: MTTEKSSLHTRNLHRNPYDFDQLISCVPELKHYVFVNSYQTATINFSLPKAVKLLNQALLLHFYHIKNWDIPEANLCPPIPGRADYIHYIADLLAEQRSEIPAGSSISGLDIGTGANLVYPLLAQRSYGWKMLGTDINKDSLNNAQHILDHNPDLSPVIQLKQQPDPDHIFKNIIETGDRFTFSMCNPPFHDSEESALKGNLRKTKNLNKSKSRKPLLNFGGQQSELWCEGGELAFITKMIEESAQYSSKVLWFTCLVSKKDNLPKFITLLKKIKVLDFKTIEMAQGQKVSRMLAWTFIPQKSRKDWL
- a CDS encoding phosphoribosylanthranilate isomerase; the encoded protein is MSLQLKLKVCGLTKPDQIQELISMKADFIGFIFYKKSPRYVLNHLTLEDISKIIHTGKTGVFVNENIDRIIDVTETAGLNFVQLHGDENENFISELRQKLQPEVKIIKVIRIGSNDQETRTQTQQMINRQWSGATYYLFDTDSKAFGGTGKQFDWTLLNELEIPLPYLLSGGISEENIGNISLLNQKPFAVDINSKFELEPGNKDLEKIKKFISKEF
- a CDS encoding anthranilate synthase component I family protein, with the protein product MSIQKIKIKTDSKKTLGDLYTPMNIYLQIRDRFRDTILLESSDSKNIDNNFSFIAVNAVAGIEVKTLTEFEIKLPGSDPVKQLIGDRNIADIFDEFQSVFECEATDDPIEQTAQSLFGYTSFEAVQFFENISLKPQSPEVEIPIMRYRLYQYVIAINHYNDEMHIIENQIPGLKSDLYLLESLIKNQNTPVYPFEKTGHETSNLTDEEYIELVKTAQKHCMRGDVFQLVLSRRFEQKFKGDEFNVYRALRNINPSPYLFFFDYGNYKLFGSSPESQLIIKDHKAVIHPIAGTFKRTGHLETDLQSIESLKSDPKENAEHTMLVDLARNDLGKLGKNVTVTKLKEIQLFSHVIHMVSEVTADLPENINPLDMVSATFPQGTLSGAPKHKALQLIDQYEKDSRGYYGGCIGMIGLNGTCNQAIMIRTFLSRNNTLYYQAGAGLVAKSIPENELQEVNNKLNALKKAVDKAGKLVMS
- a CDS encoding anthranilate synthase component II, with the protein product MNNNINQAETNGPLKVLVFDNYDSFTYNLVQIIERILNQKVDVIRNDQITLEEIGKYDKIILSPGPGIPEEAGILLDLIRAYAPTKSILGVCLGQQAIAEAFGGNLINLSEIFHGVATSAEFVKKDTKIFKDLTSGMEVGRYHSWAVNPEGFPEELEITAVDKDGMIMALQHKTYDVHGVQFHPESILTPDGEVIIRNFLLN
- the trpD gene encoding anthranilate phosphoribosyltransferase, translating into MKEILQYLFNHHTLSKSEAKSMMIEIAQNKFNPAEVTAFTTVFLMRNITVKELEGFREALLQMAVPVHLDSTDTMDIVGTGGDGKNTINISTLASFVVAGAGQKVAKHGNYGASATTGSSNVMEELGYQFKNNSEQLNKDLERANICFLHAPYFHPALQSVGALRKSLGLRTFFNLLGPLVNPAKPKYSVIGVYNLEIARIYQYLLQKEEREFILVHGLDGYDEISLTQDSKIITKSGEEIYSAEDLGFESVSPESIKSGETPQESAKIFRNILEGNGSIQQNSVVLANASTALYHTQKFGTYDDCLLLAKESLESGKALRSLELLVNG
- the trpC gene encoding indole-3-glycerol phosphate synthase TrpC, with translation MTILDTIIERKKEEIAVSKTKISIDHLKNSEFFGRKTFSLKDSVKNKSGIIAEFKRKSPSKGVINDKVSPLEVAAAYENFGASGISILTDRDFFGGSFDDILKVRNHIHIPVLRKDFMVDEYQFYEAKSIGADAVLLIAACLSPNQVQEFTELAHELDLEVLLEIHTEEELEHFNSHIDLVGINNRNLKDFKVDLQHSVQLKDQLPKDVLSVAESGIYRLEDFMYLKDKGFDCFLMGEYFMKNKNPAKAFEEFILMVQS
- the trpB gene encoding tryptophan synthase subunit beta, with product MNYKNPDENGYYGEFGGAFIPEMLYPNVEELQNSYLKIIESEEFQNEYQDLLKNYVGRATPLYFAKNLSQKYNTQIYLKREDLNHTGAHKINNALGQVLLAKRLGKTRIIAETGAGQHGVATATACALLGLECIVYMGEIDIQRQAPNVARMKMLGAVVIPATSGSKTLKDAVNEALRDWINNPVTTHYVIGSVVGPHPFPDLVARFQSIISKEIKEQLHEKIGRENPDYVIACVGGGSNAAGTFYHFVEEKDVKIIAAEAGGLGVDSGKSAATTFLGTLGVLHGSKSLVMQTDDGQVIEPHSISAGLDYPGIGPFHAHLFKENRAEFFSINDDEALKCAFELTKLEGIIPALESSHALAVLDKKKFNENDVVVICLSGRGDKDMETYLKNL
- a CDS encoding c-type cytochrome, with protein sequence MKKFLLAGAAGFLILSCSKKENTEVSSIPSETSAVSEPVKANLSGDQIIETLDCSGCHAVNERMIGPSYKEIAEKYSDKDIEMLASKIIEGGSGVWGGVPMAAHPQVSKEDAKKMVEYILSQKK